The uncultured Hyphomonas sp. genome includes a window with the following:
- a CDS encoding alpha/beta hydrolase, whose protein sequence is MAHLRQLMLAVSAIALLAGCSGGGGGGTSSQTPQPVSPPPPPPPPPPPSPPPPPPPPAVPADQTNVVYGSGLLETGTKPLTLDVYQSGEPCAQPRPFVMLVHGGEFDSGEKTDAPWPDIAQSLTDQDYTVISIDYRLSSDAPVPSAEFHPLRDAILASGETGITGTDTDTQADILASAIEDGTSALRWVEDHQDELCVDASQFAIWGESSGAVIALHLAYGLDEYAIYSPQPDVLVDYWGRFIYGGLISGSDAPLLILHGDQDAVIDYGYALDIQAGAEAASVPYAFYTVTDGGHGFAGIEENVLTVDGVTLRQHAVDFIASHLRDGPSVYETRKVSASPPPPPAPPPPAPPPPAPPPPAPPPPAPPPPAPPPPAPPPPAPPPPAPPPPPPPVPASASDVVYGKGLTADGTKDLKLDVYQTGEACTDLRPFVMLIHGGGFEEGSKSMSPWRSLADDITDLGYTAISIDYRMIGDTPRPSAEFEPVRDDILASGLGPLITYDLQQQADVIASAIEDSVTALRWVEANQEDLCVDMSRFAVWGDSAGAVMGLHAAYGMDEYDIPVPEPDVVIDYWGRFIYGSNLMAAGDAPPFILHGTQDDVVNYSFALDIRNQANAARIPYAFYTVTGGKHGFEEIPIDTLTVNGHTLRQLTIDYIADHLEDGGSPGYETHTIPR, encoded by the coding sequence ATGGCGCATCTCAGACAACTTATGCTCGCCGTTTCGGCGATTGCATTGCTTGCCGGATGTTCCGGAGGTGGCGGCGGTGGAACGTCCAGTCAGACCCCGCAGCCCGTTTCGCCTCCACCTCCGCCTCCACCGCCGCCGCCGCCATCACCCCCTCCTCCACCTCCGCCACCGGCGGTTCCTGCGGATCAGACCAATGTCGTCTACGGAAGCGGCCTGCTGGAGACCGGGACAAAACCCCTGACTCTGGATGTGTACCAGTCCGGCGAGCCGTGTGCACAGCCACGCCCATTCGTGATGCTGGTACATGGCGGCGAATTTGACTCCGGCGAAAAAACCGATGCGCCCTGGCCGGACATTGCGCAGAGCCTGACGGATCAGGACTATACGGTGATCTCGATTGACTACCGCCTGTCTTCCGATGCGCCCGTGCCGTCTGCCGAGTTTCATCCGCTGCGGGATGCCATCCTGGCCTCAGGCGAGACCGGGATCACGGGGACGGATACCGACACTCAGGCCGATATTCTCGCCAGCGCCATCGAAGACGGAACATCCGCCCTGCGCTGGGTCGAAGATCATCAGGATGAGCTGTGTGTGGATGCATCGCAATTTGCGATCTGGGGAGAGTCTTCCGGTGCCGTCATTGCCTTACACCTGGCATATGGTCTCGATGAGTACGCAATTTATTCGCCGCAGCCGGACGTGCTGGTCGATTACTGGGGCCGGTTCATCTATGGCGGACTGATCTCCGGGAGTGATGCGCCCCTGCTGATCCTGCATGGCGATCAGGACGCTGTCATCGATTACGGATATGCGCTGGATATTCAGGCCGGGGCAGAGGCGGCATCGGTTCCGTATGCCTTCTATACGGTCACGGATGGCGGGCATGGCTTCGCCGGAATTGAAGAGAACGTACTGACAGTCGACGGTGTGACGCTTCGCCAGCACGCCGTCGACTTCATTGCGAGCCATTTGCGGGATGGGCCCTCCGTATACGAGACGCGGAAAGTCAGCGCGTCACCGCCTCCTCCGCCTGCGCCGCCACCTCCTGCACCGCCACCACCTGCGCCACCTCCTCCCGCACCGCCGCCACCGGCGCCCCCTCCGCCTGCGCCACCTCCTCCTGCACCACCGCCTCCGGCGCCCCCTCCGCCTGCGCCACCGCCGCCACCTCCCCCCGTTCCGGCGAGCGCAAGCGATGTGGTTTACGGAAAGGGGCTGACCGCTGACGGAACGAAAGACCTGAAGCTCGACGTCTACCAGACAGGTGAGGCGTGTACGGACTTGCGGCCATTCGTGATGCTTATCCATGGCGGCGGGTTTGAAGAGGGCTCCAAGAGCATGTCGCCCTGGCGGAGCCTCGCCGATGACATCACGGATCTCGGTTATACGGCCATTTCGATCGACTACCGGATGATCGGGGACACACCACGCCCCTCAGCAGAGTTCGAACCCGTCCGGGACGATATTCTCGCTTCAGGGCTGGGCCCGCTGATCACGTATGACCTTCAGCAGCAGGCCGATGTCATCGCCAGCGCAATTGAAGACTCCGTCACTGCTCTGCGCTGGGTGGAGGCCAATCAGGAAGACCTTTGCGTGGACATGTCCCGCTTCGCTGTGTGGGGGGACTCGGCCGGCGCCGTCATGGGCCTGCACGCAGCCTATGGCATGGACGAATATGACATCCCCGTTCCGGAACCGGATGTCGTGATCGACTATTGGGGCCGCTTCATCTATGGCAGCAATCTGATGGCCGCCGGAGACGCGCCGCCCTTCATCCTGCACGGCACGCAGGACGATGTTGTGAATTATTCCTTCGCGCTGGATATCCGGAACCAGGCGAATGCGGCCAGGATTCCGTATGCGTTCTATACCGTAACCGGTGGGAAACACGGGTTCGAGGAAATCCCCATCGACACGCTCACCGTGAACGGCCACACGCTCCGCCAGCTCACGATCGACTATATCGCCGATCATCTGGAAGACGGCGGATCGCCGGGATATGAGACGCACACGATTCCGCGCTGA
- the rpsI gene encoding 30S ribosomal protein S9 yields the protein MTGDETVTTAPETLVEPKIDAQGRAYGTGRRKEAVARVWIKPGSGKITINGRDQEQYFARPVLRMVIAQPLIEAGRETEFDVIATVKGSGLMGQAGAVRHGISRALVAYEPGLRKVLKPFGFMTRDPRVVERKKYGKAKARRSFQFSKR from the coding sequence ATGACTGGTGACGAAACCGTCACCACCGCCCCGGAGACCCTCGTTGAACCGAAAATCGACGCTCAGGGCCGTGCTTACGGCACCGGCCGCCGCAAGGAAGCCGTCGCCCGCGTCTGGATCAAGCCGGGTTCCGGCAAGATCACGATCAATGGCCGTGACCAGGAGCAATACTTTGCGCGCCCGGTGCTGCGCATGGTGATTGCCCAGCCGCTGATCGAAGCTGGCCGCGAGACCGAGTTTGACGTGATCGCCACCGTGAAAGGCTCCGGCCTCATGGGCCAGGCTGGTGCAGTGCGCCACGGCATTTCGCGCGCCCTCGTCGCTTACGAGCCGGGCCTGCGCAAAGTGCTCAAGCCGTTCGGCTTCATGACCCGCGACCCGCGTGTCGTCGAGCGTAAGAAGTACGGTAAGGCGAAAGCCCGCCGCAGCTTCCAGTTCTCGAAGCGCTAA
- a CDS encoding bifunctional enoyl-CoA hydratase/phosphate acetyltransferase has translation MIDVFLENRTYDQIRVGDTASLERTVTENDIELFALVSGDVNPAHLDAEFAAKDIFGKPVAHGMWTASLVSAVLGTTLPGPGCIYLGQTIAFTKPVFPGDTVTATVTALEKQDKKRLVRLETVCTNQDGETVLKGEATVIAPKDSVRVKRKHMPGIRLRRHDRYDAFIERAKASPTVRAAIVHPCSAVAIQGAVEVRDEDLLDPVLIGPRAKIEAAAAEAGVSLDGFRIIETEHSHAAAEKAVEMAVSGEVSVLVKGSLHTDELLGAVVAPDSGLRTERRISHVYAMDIPAYDKPLIVTDAAVNILPSLDQKRDICQNAVDLMHQLGVEAPLVAVLAAVETVNDSMPATLDAAALTVMAARGQISGARVDGPLAFDNAISMAAARTKGIVSPVAGQADILLVPDLEAGNMLAKQLIYFADAIAAGLILGARVPIVLTSRADPLTARMASAALARLSVGMTYTKSGS, from the coding sequence ATGATCGATGTCTTTCTCGAAAACCGCACCTATGACCAGATCAGGGTCGGCGACACCGCTTCCCTGGAGCGCACTGTCACAGAGAATGACATCGAGCTGTTCGCTCTTGTCTCCGGCGATGTGAACCCGGCGCATCTCGATGCAGAGTTCGCGGCGAAGGACATTTTCGGCAAGCCGGTTGCCCATGGCATGTGGACCGCCTCGCTGGTCTCCGCCGTCCTTGGCACCACCCTGCCCGGCCCTGGCTGCATCTATCTCGGCCAGACCATCGCTTTCACCAAGCCGGTCTTTCCGGGTGACACCGTCACCGCGACCGTGACCGCACTGGAGAAGCAGGACAAGAAACGCCTCGTCCGGCTGGAAACCGTCTGCACCAATCAGGATGGCGAGACCGTTCTGAAAGGCGAAGCAACCGTCATCGCACCGAAAGACAGCGTCCGCGTCAAACGCAAGCACATGCCGGGTATCCGCCTGCGCCGGCATGATCGCTATGATGCCTTCATCGAGCGCGCCAAGGCATCGCCCACCGTCCGGGCCGCGATCGTTCATCCCTGCTCTGCCGTTGCCATTCAGGGCGCCGTCGAAGTGCGGGACGAAGACCTGCTTGACCCGGTCCTGATCGGCCCGCGGGCCAAAATCGAGGCCGCTGCCGCCGAAGCCGGCGTTTCGCTCGATGGGTTCCGGATCATCGAAACCGAACACAGCCACGCCGCAGCAGAAAAGGCCGTGGAAATGGCCGTCAGCGGTGAGGTCTCCGTTCTTGTGAAGGGCAGTCTCCACACGGACGAGCTTCTGGGCGCCGTCGTCGCCCCTGATTCCGGCCTGCGCACCGAACGCCGTATCAGCCATGTCTATGCCATGGACATCCCGGCCTATGACAAGCCGCTCATCGTGACCGACGCGGCGGTGAATATCCTTCCCTCCCTCGATCAGAAGCGAGACATCTGCCAGAACGCTGTCGACCTGATGCACCAGCTCGGCGTCGAGGCGCCGCTGGTCGCTGTGCTCGCCGCGGTCGAAACCGTCAATGACAGCATGCCCGCGACACTGGACGCTGCCGCGCTGACAGTGATGGCGGCGCGGGGGCAGATCTCGGGCGCCCGGGTGGATGGCCCGCTCGCTTTCGACAATGCGATCAGCATGGCCGCCGCCAGGACCAAAGGCATCGTTTCGCCGGTCGCCGGGCAGGCCGACATCCTCCTCGTGCCGGACCTAGAAGCCGGGAACATGCTGGCCAAGCAGCTGATCTATTTCGCCGACGCCATCGCAGCCGGCCTGATCCTTGGCGCGCGCGTGCCGATCGTGCTGACCAGCCGGGCCGACCCGCTGACCGCCCGCATGGCATCTGCGGCTCTGGCGCGGCTGAGTGTCGGCATGACCTACACCAAATCGGGCAGCTGA
- a CDS encoding acetate/propionate family kinase, whose protein sequence is MSGPLLMTFNAGSSSVKIGLFSIEGETLNRTAHALIDFRHSPLTFHLIEGKAVFDVELKSDHADHLTDVMAETLDWISEHYDLSELSCVGHRVVHGGDEFDGPVLIDDSSLARIEALSILAPLHQPQALRLIRAMRQVRPELTQVASFDTVFHRTNTDLIRRFALPRDLHDRGIKRYGFHGLSYKFIAAELRRRFPEAASGRVIAAHLGSGASLCAMRHGQSQDTSMGFSTLDGVPMATRCGALDAGVILHLLQQENRPASEVEDMLYHQSGLKGVSGGISADCRELQASDDPHAKEALDLFTLRIAGEIGRLSMSIGGLDALVFTAGIGENDAAIRAAVAGHLGWMGLTLSEDANQKNTPCISTPESPVKAFIIPTNEERVIAEEAFAVSNGKVQA, encoded by the coding sequence ATGTCCGGTCCGTTGCTGATGACCTTCAATGCCGGCTCGTCTTCCGTGAAGATCGGCCTGTTCAGCATTGAGGGCGAGACACTGAACCGGACCGCCCATGCGCTGATCGACTTCCGGCACAGCCCGCTCACCTTCCACCTCATCGAAGGCAAGGCCGTCTTCGATGTGGAGCTGAAGTCCGATCATGCCGACCACCTCACCGATGTGATGGCGGAAACGCTGGACTGGATCTCAGAGCATTATGACCTTAGTGAGCTGAGCTGCGTCGGTCACCGCGTTGTCCATGGCGGGGATGAATTTGACGGCCCGGTCCTGATCGATGACAGCTCGCTGGCCCGCATCGAAGCGCTCTCCATTCTGGCCCCGCTGCACCAGCCGCAGGCGCTTCGCCTGATCCGCGCGATGCGGCAGGTCCGGCCGGAGCTTACTCAGGTTGCCTCCTTCGACACGGTTTTCCACCGGACCAATACGGATCTGATCCGCCGCTTCGCTCTGCCGCGCGACCTGCATGACCGGGGCATCAAGCGCTATGGCTTCCACGGCCTCTCTTACAAATTCATCGCCGCGGAACTGCGCCGCCGGTTCCCGGAGGCCGCTTCCGGGCGCGTGATCGCAGCGCATCTCGGCAGCGGGGCCAGCCTTTGCGCCATGCGGCATGGCCAGAGCCAGGACACGAGCATGGGCTTCTCCACGCTTGACGGTGTCCCGATGGCGACCCGTTGCGGCGCGCTGGACGCCGGCGTCATCCTTCACCTGCTGCAGCAGGAAAACCGCCCTGCCAGCGAAGTGGAAGACATGCTCTACCACCAGTCCGGTCTGAAAGGCGTATCCGGCGGTATCAGCGCCGACTGCCGCGAACTCCAGGCGAGCGACGATCCGCACGCAAAGGAAGCGCTGGACCTGTTCACCCTGCGCATTGCCGGGGAGATCGGCCGTCTGTCGATGAGCATTGGCGGGCTCGATGCACTCGTCTTCACGGCAGGCATCGGCGAGAATGATGCCGCGATCAGGGCGGCAGTTGCCGGTCATCTTGGCTGGATGGGGCTGACTCTCTCGGAAGACGCGAACCAGAAGAATACGCCCTGCATCTCAACGCCTGAGAGCCCGGTGAAAGCCTTTATTATTCCGACCAATGAAGAACGCGTGATTGCCGAAGAGGCCTTCGCTGTCTCAAACGGCAAGGTCCAGGCATAG
- a CDS encoding M20/M25/M40 family metallo-hydrolase produces MILSVRRLIAAVVVLGGLTPLPAMADDPVEVATVSSLEEWVAFLRLPNVTTQSTADIRVNADWIEAAFRKHGYTARQLEDGETPMVYAAWPEISPDRKTILFYAHMDGQPVHPEEWDQDSPWSPVLKSYEDGEWIARPLERLTSGEAAPDDRLFARSASDDKAPIIMLLAAMDALKASGETPAVNIKILLDSHEEGGPRTLSDVVARNADLLAADAVVMLDGPMHISNQPTVVYGHRGIAGFELTVFGARTELHSGHYGNYSPNPAQLLAGLLATFKDSCGRVTVDGFYDGIVFDEDMQAAFASVPDDEEAINKRIGIAEADCVGPGYQEAINYPSFNIMGLSSADTGAGRRTIIPERATASIGMRTVPGAPPERLLALVRAHIEKQGYHLVDGEPTDEERLTYPRLAYMSKGGGARALQTPLSAPAGEWIVTSLTETFDQAPVRIPLMGGSVPTSGLLSLGAPVMLLPLVNADNNQHAANENMRIANYYAGVRTLHGLFLTPFDASGDD; encoded by the coding sequence ATGATCTTATCCGTTCGTCGTCTCATTGCCGCTGTGGTTGTCCTTGGCGGTCTGACGCCCCTGCCGGCGATGGCCGATGATCCGGTTGAAGTCGCGACCGTCTCCAGTCTTGAGGAATGGGTCGCGTTTCTGCGCCTGCCGAATGTGACGACCCAGTCGACGGCAGACATCCGGGTGAATGCTGACTGGATCGAGGCGGCTTTCAGGAAACACGGGTACACCGCCCGGCAGCTTGAGGATGGGGAGACTCCCATGGTCTATGCCGCCTGGCCGGAGATCTCGCCTGATCGCAAAACGATCCTCTTTTACGCTCACATGGATGGCCAGCCGGTTCATCCGGAAGAATGGGATCAGGACAGCCCCTGGTCTCCGGTTCTGAAATCCTATGAAGACGGGGAATGGATTGCCCGGCCGCTGGAACGTCTGACAAGCGGAGAGGCCGCCCCGGATGATCGCCTGTTTGCCCGCTCTGCATCCGACGACAAGGCGCCGATCATCATGCTCCTGGCAGCCATGGATGCTTTGAAAGCCTCCGGAGAGACGCCCGCAGTCAATATTAAGATCCTGCTGGATTCCCACGAGGAGGGTGGTCCGCGAACTCTCAGCGACGTCGTTGCCCGGAATGCAGACCTTCTGGCCGCCGACGCGGTCGTGATGCTGGATGGACCGATGCACATCTCCAACCAGCCGACCGTAGTTTATGGCCACAGAGGGATCGCCGGCTTCGAACTGACAGTGTTTGGTGCACGGACGGAATTGCACTCTGGCCATTACGGAAACTACTCACCGAACCCCGCCCAATTACTGGCCGGCCTTCTGGCAACCTTCAAGGATTCCTGCGGCCGGGTCACGGTGGACGGGTTTTATGATGGTATCGTTTTCGACGAGGATATGCAGGCGGCATTCGCCTCCGTGCCGGACGACGAGGAGGCCATCAACAAGCGTATCGGAATTGCAGAGGCTGACTGTGTTGGTCCCGGTTATCAGGAGGCGATCAACTATCCTTCCTTCAATATCATGGGACTCTCCTCGGCCGACACGGGGGCGGGGCGACGTACCATCATTCCGGAACGAGCGACGGCGTCGATCGGCATGCGCACCGTTCCCGGAGCCCCGCCGGAACGTCTTCTCGCGCTTGTCCGCGCGCATATTGAAAAGCAAGGATATCACCTCGTCGACGGAGAGCCGACCGACGAAGAGCGGCTGACTTACCCGCGTCTGGCCTATATGTCGAAAGGTGGCGGTGCCAGGGCCCTGCAAACGCCCTTGTCGGCGCCTGCCGGAGAATGGATTGTGACCTCGCTGACTGAAACATTCGATCAGGCGCCGGTGCGTATTCCCCTGATGGGCGGATCCGTGCCGACGTCCGGTCTCCTGTCTCTGGGCGCGCCCGTCATGTTGCTGCCTTTGGTCAATGCTGACAACAACCAGCATGCCGCGAACGAGAACATGCGTATTGCGAACTATTATGCCGGCGTCCGAACGCTACACGGCCTGTTCCTGACGCCCTTTGACGCATCCGGGGACGACTGA
- a CDS encoding alpha/beta fold hydrolase has product MPKDVSGKPRPDSRQDSPAADPDAARQGAFEAMDRMRDVMISRFTGGLSPASLALAYMDWLLHLQAAPGKQLEMAQKTYRKANRLSAYMLSVAGQEEADCCIEALPGDNRFRDPAWRKQPFGLWSQSFLLTQQWWHNLTHDVPGVSPHHEEVVSFVARQLLDIYAPSNNPFTNPEVLKRTRETDGQNFINGFNNWREDMRRQIQGKPPAGTEDFTPGEQVAVTPGKVVFRNHLIELIQYAPATKEVHAEPILITPAWIMKYYILDLSPTNSMVKYLTEQGFTVFMISWRNPGADDHELSLNDYRRMGVMDALDAISAICPDRKVHAAGYCLGGTLLSIAASTMARDGDDRLASVSLLAAQTDFSEPGELALFIDHSQMHFLESVMWNRGFLSADEMAGAFQLLRSNDLLWSRLVHEYMMGERAPMFDIMAWNADTTRMPYKMHAEYLKKLYINNDLSNGRFMVDGRPVNLQGLRVPVFAVGTERDHVAPWRSVFKIHHLLDTDLTFALANGGHNAGIVSEPGHHGRHYRIAHHRHRDPILSPDQWLEAAKEHSGSWWEGWTQWLAAQSSADLIRPPRTGAARKGYPALEDAPGTYVFQR; this is encoded by the coding sequence ATGCCCAAAGACGTTTCAGGCAAACCCCGTCCCGATTCCAGACAGGACTCACCGGCAGCCGATCCCGACGCCGCCCGTCAGGGCGCCTTCGAGGCAATGGACCGGATGCGGGACGTGATGATCAGCCGCTTCACCGGGGGCCTGTCTCCCGCCTCTCTGGCACTCGCCTATATGGACTGGCTGCTGCACCTTCAGGCTGCGCCGGGTAAACAGCTGGAAATGGCCCAGAAAACCTATCGCAAGGCCAACCGCCTGTCGGCCTACATGCTCTCGGTCGCCGGACAGGAAGAGGCCGATTGCTGTATCGAGGCTCTGCCGGGCGACAACCGATTCCGCGATCCAGCCTGGCGCAAGCAGCCCTTCGGCCTGTGGTCGCAATCCTTCCTGCTCACTCAGCAATGGTGGCACAATCTGACCCATGATGTGCCGGGCGTCAGTCCGCATCATGAGGAAGTCGTCTCCTTCGTCGCCCGCCAGCTGCTCGACATTTACGCCCCATCGAACAATCCTTTCACAAATCCGGAAGTCCTGAAGCGCACCCGCGAAACCGACGGTCAGAACTTCATCAATGGCTTCAACAACTGGCGCGAGGACATGCGCCGTCAGATCCAGGGCAAGCCGCCGGCCGGGACCGAAGATTTCACTCCCGGTGAGCAAGTGGCCGTCACGCCCGGCAAAGTCGTTTTCCGCAACCACCTGATCGAACTGATCCAGTACGCCCCGGCCACGAAAGAGGTTCACGCCGAACCGATCCTGATCACACCGGCCTGGATCATGAAGTACTATATCCTCGACCTTTCTCCGACGAATTCGATGGTGAAATACCTCACCGAGCAGGGCTTCACCGTCTTCATGATTTCCTGGCGCAATCCGGGCGCCGACGATCACGAGCTTTCCCTCAATGATTATCGCCGCATGGGTGTGATGGATGCGCTCGATGCCATAAGTGCGATCTGTCCGGACCGGAAAGTCCACGCCGCGGGCTATTGCCTGGGCGGCACACTGCTTTCCATTGCCGCATCCACCATGGCGCGGGACGGCGATGACCGGCTGGCGTCTGTCTCTCTGCTGGCGGCGCAGACTGATTTCAGCGAACCGGGGGAACTCGCCCTCTTCATAGACCACAGCCAGATGCACTTCCTGGAAAGCGTGATGTGGAACCGGGGCTTTCTTTCTGCTGACGAAATGGCCGGGGCGTTCCAGCTGCTCCGCTCGAACGACCTGCTCTGGTCGCGCCTTGTCCATGAATACATGATGGGGGAACGCGCCCCCATGTTCGACATCATGGCCTGGAACGCCGACACGACGCGCATGCCTTACAAGATGCATGCGGAATATCTGAAGAAGCTCTATATCAACAATGACCTGTCCAATGGGCGCTTCATGGTCGACGGCCGACCGGTCAATCTACAGGGTTTGCGGGTGCCGGTCTTCGCCGTGGGCACCGAACGGGATCACGTCGCGCCATGGCGCTCGGTCTTCAAGATCCACCACCTCCTCGACACGGATCTGACCTTCGCGCTGGCGAATGGCGGGCACAATGCCGGCATTGTCAGCGAGCCCGGGCATCATGGCCGCCATTACCGGATCGCCCATCACCGGCACCGCGATCCGATCCTCAGCCCGGACCAGTGGCTGGAAGCGGCAAAGGAACATTCCGGCTCATGGTGGGAAGGCTGGACGCAGTGGCTGGCGGCGCAGTCTTCGGCCGACCTCATCCGCCCGCCCCGGACAGGCGCGGCGAGAAAAGGATATCCCGCGCTTGAAGACGCCCCCGGAACCTATGTATTCCAGAGATAG
- a CDS encoding COX15/CtaA family protein, with protein MSETTIPPAAALWIRRWLILVGLMVYAMILIGGATRLTDSGLSITEWDPIKGAIPPLSADAWNDAFAKYQGTAEYRYINHGMSMSEFQHIYWWEWGHRFFGRMIGLVAVLGIAVFAVRKWLTRPLLWKLLGLVVLGGLQGAIGWWMVSSGIGETTRVDVAPYRLMTHFILALLIIALVAWLWLDLGNRDRSPAPRAIRVTAKLLLVAIFVQMAAGALVAGLDAGRSYNDWPLMAGELVPSHYIEGDLGIRSLFEGRAATQFNHRIFAYVIWAASLVAAFVFRKSPQGRSFMVFAGLVSLQAVWGIFTLLHAAPMNLALLHQAIGVVVTLAAVRLVWLTARPDASA; from the coding sequence ATGAGCGAAACCACAATCCCCCCCGCTGCAGCCCTATGGATCCGCCGCTGGCTGATTCTGGTTGGCCTCATGGTCTATGCGATGATCCTTATAGGCGGCGCGACCCGCCTGACCGATTCCGGACTGTCGATCACAGAATGGGACCCCATCAAAGGGGCGATCCCGCCGCTGTCGGCGGACGCCTGGAACGACGCTTTCGCCAAATACCAGGGAACGGCGGAATATCGTTACATCAACCACGGCATGTCGATGTCGGAGTTCCAGCACATTTACTGGTGGGAGTGGGGGCATCGTTTCTTCGGCCGGATGATCGGCCTGGTGGCGGTGCTAGGCATCGCCGTGTTCGCGGTCCGCAAATGGCTGACACGGCCGCTGCTGTGGAAGCTTCTAGGGCTTGTCGTGCTGGGCGGGCTGCAGGGGGCCATCGGCTGGTGGATGGTGTCGAGCGGCATTGGCGAGACGACCCGGGTGGATGTCGCGCCTTACCGACTGATGACGCATTTCATTCTGGCGCTGCTGATCATCGCCCTGGTCGCCTGGTTGTGGCTGGACCTTGGCAATCGGGATCGCAGCCCGGCCCCGCGTGCGATTCGCGTCACGGCGAAACTGTTGCTGGTGGCGATTTTCGTACAGATGGCGGCGGGCGCCTTGGTCGCGGGCCTCGATGCTGGGCGCAGCTATAATGACTGGCCGCTGATGGCGGGCGAACTGGTGCCGTCACATTATATAGAGGGCGATCTGGGCATCCGCAGCCTGTTCGAAGGGCGGGCCGCGACCCAATTCAATCACCGCATCTTCGCCTATGTGATCTGGGCCGCGAGCCTTGTTGCAGCGTTTGTGTTCCGGAAAAGCCCTCAGGGCCGCAGCTTCATGGTCTTTGCCGGTCTGGTGAGCCTGCAGGCTGTCTGGGGGATTTTCACCCTCTTGCACGCCGCACCGATGAACCTGGCGCTTCTGCATCAGGCCATCGGCGTTGTGGTGACGCTGGCGGCCGTCCGCCTGGTCTGGCTGACGGCGCGCCCGGATGCGTCCGCTTAG
- the rplM gene encoding 50S ribosomal protein L13, with the protein MKTYNAPVDVENKWVVIDATDVVVGRLASYVAKRLRGKHRPDFTPHIDTGDHVIVINAEKAKFTGNKLTDKVYYRHTGHPGGIKSTTAGKILSGRFPERAIEMAVKRMLPKESPLARKQYSKLRVYAGAEHPHTAQSPESVDFASMNRKNVKTA; encoded by the coding sequence ATGAAAACCTATAACGCACCTGTGGACGTCGAGAATAAGTGGGTCGTGATCGACGCGACTGATGTCGTTGTCGGACGTCTTGCTTCTTACGTCGCCAAGCGCCTGCGCGGCAAGCACCGCCCTGACTTTACTCCGCACATCGATACCGGTGACCATGTCATCGTGATCAACGCGGAAAAAGCTAAGTTCACCGGCAACAAGCTGACCGACAAAGTCTACTACCGCCACACCGGCCACCCGGGCGGCATCAAGTCGACCACGGCTGGCAAAATCCTTTCCGGCCGCTTCCCGGAACGCGCCATCGAAATGGCCGTGAAGCGCATGCTGCCGAAAGAAAGCCCGCTGGCTCGCAAGCAGTACTCGAAACTGCGCGTCTATGCCGGTGCTGAGCACCCGCACACGGCCCAGAGCCCCGAAAGCGTCGACTTCGCGTCGATGAACCGCAAAAACGTCAAAACGGCCTGA
- a CDS encoding DUF2842 domain-containing protein — protein sequence MRKPLTALILLVYLFIYIVLAATIGGITSSWPRWAELAFYVVAGIAWIFPLKPLFAWMNRGTPPPEDD from the coding sequence ATGCGCAAGCCGCTCACCGCCCTGATCCTCCTGGTCTACCTGTTCATTTATATTGTCCTGGCCGCAACGATTGGCGGCATAACTTCGAGCTGGCCGCGCTGGGCTGAGCTGGCATTCTATGTCGTGGCCGGGATTGCATGGATCTTCCCGCTGAAGCCGCTTTTCGCCTGGATGAACCGCGGCACGCCGCCGCCGGAAGACGATTAG